A genomic stretch from Aedes albopictus strain Foshan chromosome 2, AalbF5, whole genome shotgun sequence includes:
- the LOC115265738 gene encoding uncharacterized protein LOC115265738: protein MAWSQYAKVLIVLVSVWATTAGERQVCEYRCNLADCVNNEVWHEVEMDGPNGDKIVLQQNLRQRPREQLVGSRFPGLGRSNFFRKFLDVFVTMGERRRAEQQYRNDVARQRVEQFQQRSRMGRVAVAERRSQRAVRERPERQNARPRKRSERQGKRNARRGRVAGQ from the exons ATGGCGTGGAGCCAGTATGCGAAAGTGCTGATAGTTCTTGTTTCGGTTTGGGCCACTACTGCTGGAG AACGACAGGTTTGTGAATATCGCTGCAATTTAGCGGACTGCGTCAACAACGAGGTATGGCACGAAGTCGAAATGGACGGACCCAATGGGGATAAGATTGTGCTGCAGCAGAACCTACGGCAGCGCCCGCGTGAACAATTGGTCGGATCAAGGTTTCCCGGACTGGGTCGGTCGAACTTTTTCCGAAAGTTTCTGGACGTTTTCGTTACCATGGGCGAGCGGAGGCGGGCGGAGCAGCAGTATCGGAATGATGTTGCCCGACAACGGGTTGAGCAGTTTCAGCAACGGAGCCGGATGGGACGGGTGGCGGTAGCTGAGAGGCGATCGCAGCGGGCAGTTCGTGAAAGGCCGGAGCGACAAAATGCTAGACCGAGGAAACGCTCAGAACGGCAGGGCAAACGCAACGCTAGGAGAGGAAGGGTAGCGGGTCAATAA
- the LOC109420193 gene encoding uncharacterized protein LOC109420193 yields MKFSFTILGAGVLLGTCFLIQFSTVETAAIVDQGSAHFKAQQQSCSDLCGFCPSCNGFYCGEECICECQQDANEHAQCINKIVENSDKLGLMYDVLIQLPSSAGSHGGIPTSSSTRFSRGADPGKHHHAVMDADDIATFRKVLEFIKLPVQLSQMGLPTKFRLNSHSNRRHHHDMGMHGRRMSH; encoded by the exons ATGAAGTTCAGTTTTACGATTTTGGGAGCCGGAGTGCTGCTGGGCACGTGCTTCCTAATACAGTTTTCTACGGTGGAAACGGCTGCCATAGTGGACCAGGGCAGCGCCCACTTCAAAGCCCAACAACAATCCTGTAGCGATCTGTGCGGATTCTGTCCGTCCTGCAATGGATTCTACTGCGGTGAGGAGTGTATCTGCGAATGCCAGCAGGATGCCAATGAAC ATGCCCAATGTATCAACAAAATCGTGGAGAACAGTGACAAACTCGGACTGATGTACGACGTGCTGATCCAATTGCCGAGCAGTGCAGGAAGTCACGGCGGAATCCCCACCAGTAGTTCCACTCGTTTCTCGCGTGGCGCGGACCCAGGAAAGCACCACCACGCCGTGATGGACGCGGATGACATAGCCACATTCAGGAAG GTGTTGGAGTTCATCAAACTGCCGGTGCAACTATCTCAAATGGGGCTCCCGACGAAGTTCAGGCTCAATTCCCACTCGAACCGGCGACACCACCACGACATGGGGATGCACGGCAGAAGAATGTCACACTAG